DNA sequence from the Dermacentor silvarum isolate Dsil-2018 unplaced genomic scaffold, BIME_Dsil_1.4 Seq22, whole genome shotgun sequence genome:
TGTCATTATGGACGCTGCGTTTGCACGCAGAGCTTGCAGGATAAACATCAACACGAGTACTGCCGCCATCATAGTTAACCTGAACAATGAAGAAACATTTTTAGCAACCAAACTCTAACAAGCATGAGCTGTAAAGAGCGAACAGCGAATGCTTTTAAAGGAAGACCTCTCAAAGCAGCACCCATTTAAGGCACACCAACCAGAAATTTCCAGCAACCCCCGCAAGAGAAACGAAAAGGTGCTTAAAGTGTGTTCAGGTTAAATATGACGGTGCCTGTACGTTGCTGTTTGTCTAAGGCTCTTACTTCGGTGACACTTTTTTTAGCACACCGTTGAGCGCAAGGACAGGTCGTCCTTGTTGCGAGTGGCAGAAGCTTCCCGAGATGCAACGGAGCTTTGCAAAATTTTTTTGTCCCGCGGAAGCACTTAATCACTTAAAGTACGTTCAACTGACGCAAGTCAGAGTAAACATCAGGGTGCTATATGATCTATGCAAATCACGTTTTTCTCATGTGAGAGGTTCAAGTGCGACAAACCGAAAGACGAGCCAGGACGCAAGAGTAAACCTTTAGAAGAACGGACGTATCACGTTAGGCGTGCCCCTACAGAGCTTGCTGCTGTCAAGCTAATTTTTTAGTGACGACAAAATTTGAATTGTGATGAAACATATCAGTATTTTGACAAAATTAGTGCAAATGTCTCAATATTAGTCTCTTACCTCGAGCTACACTTTCGTTCAGCTTTTTCTCGCCCATTAATTATACCATCTAGAAATTTTCTGCGGGCGATGCACTAATATACTGTGCGCATCTATTCGTTATCAATCAGGCACTCTCTTGCCTACCTAGTTCTGAAACAAGGTGCGTTTACCCGTGATTGTTTGTAGAAATTTCCCACAAATCTTTGCCACTGCCTGCGGATAGATGATCAATATGGAGGACCAAGAAGTGGAGGGGGAACCAGTGGGACATCAAGAAGCACGTAATGTCGGAATAAAGAATAACAGATGAAGGAAAGCAGCTGCCTGATAAAATTGCCATTTTGACTCATTTAGGCAACACTTTTCAAAATTTTCGTTTGGCATTATTTATCTCTGCTGAGCCTAAAAAAAGAGCCCCAAATGAAGAGTGTTAGAAGTAAATGTGCCTGGGTCTTGTATAATTTTTAATTAACATAATTCTAATGGGAGTCATTGGGACCTGTTGGTTTCTTCGTGCAGGGCACGTGTGAAAAGTGTAACCGTAAAATTTAGCTTTCTGGAGATGTATTTCTCCTCTCCTTATTTGTCCTGTTATCTATCAAAACAAAATGTTTGTCCTTCCACAATTGATAGCATTAAGCACTAgctgctgttattttttttttctcgacaagTTGAAAACCAACAACTTTGTTTTTATCACCAAGAGGCATCTCATACATGCACACGGTGTCCTCATTCGTAATGAAGGAAATTAGCTAAACTACAAAAACAAATGAATGTTCCAGGGTACGTCTAAATTATACTGTGTTTTATTATCAAGACTCATCATCATGATGATGGCTATTATATAAAGGTGAAAGTAATGAAGCAGTGCTAACACAATTTCAAACAGCTCCACGCCTACAGTATATGGACAGAAAAACGTCGTAAGGGGGAATTGCCACGCTTAATATGAGGTGATAGGGGTTTCGTTGATActaccttcgtttcaaaaaagcaGACCGCGACCATTCGAAGCTGTATCGTCTTGCAGCAGAAAGTTCTTTTACAGACGAATCAATAGCAAACACCAGTACGTCTGTGAAGACGACTgcgaagcaaaaagaaaaattttGGGGGAATTGAAGTTTTACCTGGCGTTGTAAAAGTTCCCTCGAACAAAATGTGTTGGAATGAGTCGACAGCGTTCAGAATGGTTGCTCACGTAATGACAATAGATAGGTTCTGCAAATAGATGTGACGATTTCGTGTACATGGAAAAAGTAGCATAACCCCAATTGTAGGTCTTATGCACAAATTTTTCAAGGTGCGATCATTTCTTATCATATTTATCACACATTCAGGTTCAATGAAGTGCTCATTTAAGTACCACCAAGTTCCAGTAATTCAACTGGAATCATGCAATAAATTTCTCCTATAGGAGTATGCAGTGTCTCTTGGTATTTTATCGATGTATGACTCAGGATGACTTTATACAAACAGTTCGTATTAACGTTTTTGCAGCCGAGCAATGATAATTTGAAATCAAAAGTGTTAGTTATCTTCACTGGCTCAAAAATTAAAATAACTTGTACGCAGTTCTTCAAGCTGCGCATTCCCCTCGACCAAGGGCCGTTGGATGTGGAGGCGCTGACGCGGCAGCTGCTCAGCATCAAGCAACAAGCAAAAGACCCCTCGGAGAGGCAGCCTTCCGTAGGTGCCTTCACTACCGAGCAGAGGCGCACATGGGCCGGCATCTACGTCAAGCTGGCACGCAGTGAGTGCATGGATTTCTATTCTGCTGTTCATACAGTAACCCTGCATTTCGGAAACATCTTTCGAGCACCTGGATTGAACACGCGATTCTTAATCCAGGTGTTCCTCTCTCACGTGGTGGTGCATCTCTCGTATCTCCAATTCGAGTTGTTCACATGACTCGCGAAGAATAGCTGACAAAAGACactgtagggccgcctttgagtcACCGAATATTGCCCAATGATTAGCCGATTGTTGGTTAACGTAACCaacggcacctcggagggcaGCAAGCTCCGAACCCGTCAATGTTGTGACGTGGGAAACCCTGTATTTCATGCTGTTTTATCTTGATTGGATAACCAATGCGCTGCTGAAGCTGGTGTGAGTGGAAGAACCATCCATGTGTATGCGGACTCGGTCAGTAGAAAACATGCGAAAAATGAAGAATTGCTGGCTCCACATATTGGCTAACGAAACAATTAAAATCATGCAGAGCGAACGCAATCcacgtaagcgaagctttggtGAGCCGGCAAGACAAAACGGCGCATCACAATAAGAGAACCCTGACGCATTTCGGCGACGATCGGTTCCCGTAACTATCCCCAACCATGGCATCAGACCTTGCAGAAAGGTGACCCAGCGGCACCACCTACCACAGTATCTAAACCTTGGATAAAGCACGTCATCCCAACCGCAGCCAGCTTCCAACTGGAACTGTAGACGTGGAGCTCAGTAAATATTGTTCTGAATAAATAACGCGCGGTTGCATAGGCTTTTgcttttacgttttttttttagtttataaTTGTTTCTATGCGACGGGCCAAGCGCCTCAGCGCAGTAGCTTGCATCGAGAGAAGCTGCTAAAGGTGTtattctgcctttttttttagcGTGCATCTGCGATCTATTCAATGGGTAGAGCTTCTGGCTTGTGCACCCGAGTGCAAAACCCACTATGGGACGCGTAATTTTTTTCATTCAGGTATTTTACTCGGTGAGACAGATGCGGCGGAggtaggcaaagaaagcttcgctgtaaaatagcGTTTTTGTATAAAGCACTCCTTTTACCGAGTACATCCAACTTCTACGGCGGCCTGTTCAGCCTGGATCGCTTGGAGGAGTGGACGCAATCCAAGATATCCCGGCTTTGTGACACACTGAGAGAGTGCAAGGACGATGCTATGCAAATGCAATAAACTATACATTCACTGAAGGAGATGCGCCCACGGGCCATCTCGTGTTTTGGCTTGTTCTTGCTGTTTTTTGTTCTGGTTCTGAGACATCTCGCGTTATGGCCCCTGACTTTTTCGCGTTACGTTTACGCACCTGTATTTCCCTACCATGTTTGTAAGAAACAATGCTAGTGCAGCATTTACGTGCGGATTTCTATTTACACTTTCTCCTTATAGCCCCATTCATACTGTTAGGCCATTGCAAATTGTTTTTGTTCACTtatgctgaataaaaaaaaaaggtgggcaTTGAGATGCCAAAGAAGCAGTGCAAATTGCGCAGTCACGCGGCATATGCGTCAGTAAGTCTAAGAACTATTGCTTGTTTGAAGGAAGGTACAGCACGCGGCAGACTAAAAAAGATATACTAAagtatatgtttttttttagtcTTGAGTTATTTGTTTGTCACTATAAAAATCTTCTGTTTCAGTAGATTGTAAATTCAGCACTGCTAATGAAATCTCAGtgggaagtcagcgcttgtcttcgtcccATTTACATCCTTGTCGACCTTAGCACTGTTTACTTACCAAGACCATAGGCCATCTCAATTCTAAGGAAGACAGGTGTCCAATAGATTTCCTCATCAGGATTCAGGACACCGAGTGCTTTCATGCGCTAAAAGATTCTTATGTTGCGTGATGGCCACGCGCGGAGTGCACATTCAATATCGAACGTTATTGAAAATAGCTATATAATAAATAGGACGCGGCACCAGCAACGGTGCGAAATACCACACGCGAAAGCATGTACGGCCATCGGCTGTAGCATTTCGGTCACATTTTACAACAGTAAACTCcaggcttctctctctctctctccaagtaACTTCTTTATTCAAGAATATAaggcaatccgcctttttcattttcgtgtgctgccctctgccgcgcgccgctggaaacgttttggaagggtgttggggctttcgccggttgatttgtgaacctgcgtcCGTGTtcagtgcgcatcggttgtgcgtttcgtggatcgcgaataattaattattaatggcttctgcgaggcagcatgtcgttcctggaagacatgtagcactcaccaactatatacatgtagggtgagcagaggcgctataacgtaaaatgattccaaactgttttgattccaatttctgcaatcagcctccacgattggtcaaaacattttcgggccgctcccaactttgcctgtctgtcacgcgacgtcacgaaaaccgcaatagctcccaatctgatataacgtgtacacactgatgaTGCATGATTAaatcgcacaaaagaaaaaaaaatcattcctgattcgatgtcttttcaccagtagctctctgctattggtccaaagttttctggctacgcccacttcgcctgtctgtcacgcgacgtcacaaaaccgcgaaaactcaccacgtcaaagtgacgtgtacgcgaaaaaaaggcattaatatgccgaacaaaactgaaaatttttctgaatagccacagactgccccgttccgaaaggaatcaaagatggctgcccaccgatcgctcaggccctcgctactcgcacctgccggtgagcatgtatttatttgcgcatgataaacttttttgcatggcagtaaaacgttatcgagccctttcggcatgcatacgacatcgctctgtcaactcttccttgttgaggatccattttagcggcattcttatccttccgtttcacgccgccgcgattttcgaccagccaccgctagctaagtaaggcgaagcggaccaatcggagaagccggcaccaccctcttcatgcggttatctattttcactgtgctggctcggccccatcgaaaccctctccactagagcgtgctcctcgcctcttgtcagccaattagataagaaaaaccgctgagtgtagacaatgttattggttttgaaagcgaacaaaggtgagatcctataaacgaggagagtgtttgattgggttgttcagacaacgctgcgggtcaccgcccgatgcttgcgtcggtggttacgtaaatttgacgtcaggagtttggaatcaaaatggtttggaatcattttacgttatagcgccccaggccTGAGTgggctgttttgtttatagtgcggccgataaaggcacgctgagttccctctgccgtcgcggctgctttggagtttgttgtcgctaactcctgcacttgcacctcgctttttttgtaattctttttacacattctttagacatttggcataaataagatgttttcgagtgcgcagccttccgcgtcggatttagcaaagcgatgcacttaattgtttacatcggcatctacaaccacagatcgttgttagcgtcaaaaaatgggggaaaggcgctgatatgaaagaatgtcaaaacgtagaataaaacacacatatctgctcatatgagccgcgttgttccatcgtgagacgagtcagtataagcggctgagccacttaaacaatggcggctgtgatccagttacaaatgtCGGTCTGTTAATTctttactgattctcgcttttctttaacttcgcgatagttagtttgcacgtgtcataaagcattattagagcaaactgtgctcgcacaagcgctcatttaaaggccctgttgttctcctgcaaaaacgcggatgtcatcgctgacaccgttggtatataactgagccaagcagctgtttatgctgctgtgccgaatgtaccgtctcttgtttcgggtttgacgcagagataaagagtacatctcaggaattatgAAATGTTTCAGCaggccaacacgtaaaaacccacccatctacgttgcgaatacgaccggcagcctacgggaacggtgacgtacagatgttggcacaggcgttgggcacagcgctgtgtccccgcttgcagcttattgcgtacgcggcgatcgaagcgaagggtagtttatttcaaatcgctaaggctagaattggactataaaagcagtttccttcattataacttgcttacttttcagtaccggtccgccgttagcgggtgcgcgaactcaacggtgccaggcctaaccttcgctgagcaggatcaacattggctcaaacctatgtgcacggattgagagggtcgaatattgtgcatttcaacttcataggcatgtcttgactcactttgagcgcgattattatttatatatactaacgaagccgttgcggctatcgcgatATCGGTttgacggccgatcgcgcggggttcggtcgaacgatggtcggcacgctgattttatcggtgccgtcgacaagaaagtccgtcgcagtacgacaactcgcgctcgtcggttacgtcttgtaggccctggtatgataaaatggtctcagcgacacagtgctgaatggtcggtcAATCGTAGGCgggcgcgtcttgtcggtctcgtatcgacccagtgttaccgcgccttgaacgagtacgtgaagtcgggcacacgctgccactaccagcaagcgaggaccgacgctgcgagaagtcttcgtcagcaacgtgtttttaagtgtcgtccaagtgtaacgcaggggtttattgataactttgctattacagccatgaatgcaaggcggcaactacgtggttccctgtgcagtccggacgtgccctcaccgctttctgttaaaagtggagttgcagtcttacgctacgcacgttttcggtacctcaccgacgtcgagctaccagtgaagtttcaacgaggtacacatgcagcacgagtttgcacttgcagtagagcgcgtgcgagcgcatttttttttttttttcccgagacggggccgcacgtttccccgagacggggccgcacggccgcgcgcgcgaccctaccaaaacgtttcgcgacgaATGCGCCAGGgaagggcgcatgcgccgtagcgccgtgaaaaaggcggatttcAGCATTTTCACACAAGTACCACATAATCATCGTCTTGACATCTGAACGGGAACGTCATATACCCCAAATCGTTCATACCGTCAGCGTCTTGCTTAAAGACAATGCTGCAAACATACATGATGACAACGCGGGAGTCTGTACCTTGCTCCCCTTTGGGAGATCGAGCGAAAACAGTGCGTCCCTTCGAAGCAACTCACCACTGTGGGGCTGTCGCTGGCGGTGCAGGTAACGTGAACCAGAGCTCGCTGCAGAGCCTGGAGACGTGCCTATTGGTGGTATGCCTGGACCGGCCGCTGAGCAGCTTGCGGCGCCATTACGCCAGCCTGCGCCGCGAGTCCGTGACGCTCGACCTGGGAACGCAGGCGGCCCACCTACTACATGGAGGCTCGGTGGCAGATGGCAACGCCGCCAATCGTTGGTACGACAAGTTTATGCAGGTAAACGACCCATcaggtttttctttctttctttctttctttttttttttttctttctttctttctttctttcttaaggcTCTACATAACCTTTAGCTTTAAAGCATGTCCACGTGATCAGCGGTGACTGGACGTTGTCATAGGAAATTACACGCCAACGTCACATCTAAGCAATGACCAATGCAGGCAATAGCCTGCACATACGTAATAGCCCTTAACCGCGAGCACTTTAGGCAAGACGCGCTGTGATGCTCTATGTCTGTATGTTGTCAGGGCACCCAAAATATAGCTTCATATTCAAACCAACTGGAAGTTCCGGGCACGAATGATTGTCCCACGTCACTTCTGGAAAATTATACATTCGTATATGATTAATAACAACCCAACGAGTCTGTACGCAACCAGAATACCACACATGCTAGAGCACTTATGGGCGCGTCTCTGTGCATATGTGcattcgtgtgtgtgtgtacgcctTTGCAGCAGTGCATATATAAGGCAATGTCTCAGCGACCATTACTGGTGCTGTTCGTTGGCGATTCTTTCCCACCCGTAACAAATCGAGAAGGCACCGAGGGGAAGAGCTGCGCGCAGTGACGAAACCCTCGAGTGGTGGCCGCATATTCAAATGGCAAAGTTGGTCTCTCGCGAGACAGTAAAATCGGGCGCGGAGCACCTGCAGCTGTATTCGTTTCGTCATTGCAGCGTGCATGGCTTCCAAATAGCATGTGACGACCGAAGCGAAGGCGGCTCGTAATGAGCTGAGCACGGTGGTTGCTTAGGAGCGTCGTTCAAGGATGACCGACGAGCAGTGGCAGGCGGTGAAAGCGATAGATATGACACATCCGGTGCAGTTTACCGAGACATTTCAGAGTGTCAAAAGATCAACAGTGCCTCATGCACTATACTCATGGCTACCACGTCCGTTACAGATTCAGCAATGAGCCGCGGATTTTCGTTTTGCTGTTAGCGTAAGAAGCAGCTGTCTGCCAATGTCAACATCGCTCATTCTGCTTTCCTTTTTTCCTTCCTGTTCGACCTTCCACCTCCCGGTTGCCAGATAGTCGTCAGCCGTGACGGAATCAACGGCATCATCTGCGAACACTCGGCCTCGGAAGGAATCACCGTTCTCAGGTTCTGTGAAGAGTTCCTCCAACACATGTGAGTGCGCAAGTATGCAACTTCTGTATTGCAAGTGTTTACAAAgaaggaaaggaaccatagttcGTATTCATAAAAAAAACGTTTTACACTAAAACCCTTCGTAAGAGCAGGTCTCAGCCAATCGGAATGTTGGGCATATCACCGAAGATATCGACCAGTGGTAAAACGATTTCCAGAACGAAAAGCTTGGTTAATTCGGCCCCCAGGTGTATAGTGTTAAACTAACTGCACTATACACAAGAACGGCACCAAAAAAGCAGTGCTGATATTTAAATCTTGTCGCTATTTTGTCAACTCAAGTTTCTGAACATAAAAAGCTCTGGCATGCTCCAAGCGTCCGTCTCATGTGATCATAGTACGGAAGgaaaattcggcagaacccaactcacgatgactgtcgacgttatcgcgattagcattgaagcaatgtagcgacgcgCCGTATTGCCACCACCTACACGCGTCCCGTATGAggaggcgtgtatgcagccgggTTCCCTCTCTTGTGATTCCCAATGAACACGCTGTGCCATCTAACGCCGCCGCCGCGAAATCAACGCGTAGCGCTTGTGTGAATacatattcagacaagattgcgattagcattgaagcgcCGGATAAGTTTTAAAACATTTTTTgtcattgaaaagcagcacatagccagtgaccaaagttggcccGATAGTTAGTTTCCAACCCTGTTCTCTCAGCAGCACAGCAGGCCTTTGTTGTACCTGTTAGACCCGGTCTGTTTTCTCTGCCCCTTGTCTGCGTCTTTATGCGCTGCTTGCAACTTTCTTAAACATgaacccattagaccatggactacccattgatccaagttggcgggaaaatgaTTAGAGAATGAGCCCGACAGAAACACAGTCCCTTGAAAGTGCGTGAAGTTCTCAAAGAATGATAATCGCGTATAAAAAAATTACTTTTATGACCACGTTAATCGCATAAAAAACAGCTTTATGACCGCATATTTATAGCAA
Encoded proteins:
- the LOC119434752 gene encoding choline O-acetyltransferase-like, whose translation is FFKLRIPLDQGPLDVEALTRQLLSIKQQAKDPSERQPSVGAFTTEQRRTWAGIYVKLARSNVNQSSLQSLETCLLVVCLDRPLSSLRRHYASLRRESVTLDLGTQAAHLLHGGSVADGNAANRWYDKFMQIVVSRDGINGIICEHSASEGITVLRFCEEFLQHMQQYQQQQQTPPPGSPSIRTSSLCAQYPVSRLSWDLGDDMLKALQDAIKAINTLAEDVDLYILHFPNYGKNFIKEQRISPDVYIQLALQLTYYK